One genomic region from Pseudomonas sp. R5-89-07 encodes:
- a CDS encoding RidA family protein — protein MSDSIQRTSVGDFPISQTVTVPASASLVFVSGTLPDPADPNVPGVYGDTEVQTVSVFNKLRKILRQQDLDLGDIVQLRVFLVGAPETDGKLDFAGLQRGYTQFFATPEQPNKPARTALQVVALPLPGALVEVEAVAARAG, from the coding sequence ATGAGCGATAGCATCCAACGCACCAGCGTCGGCGATTTTCCCATCTCGCAAACCGTGACCGTGCCGGCCTCGGCCAGCCTGGTCTTTGTCAGCGGCACCTTGCCGGACCCGGCCGACCCGAACGTTCCCGGGGTTTACGGCGACACCGAAGTGCAGACGGTGTCGGTGTTCAACAAACTGCGCAAGATCCTCCGGCAGCAGGACCTCGACCTGGGCGATATCGTGCAGTTGCGAGTCTTCCTGGTCGGCGCCCCGGAAACCGACGGCAAGCTGGATTTCGCCGGGCTGCAGCGTGGTTACACGCAGTTTTTCGCCACTCCCGAGCAACCGAACAAGCCGGCGCGCACCGCGTTGCAGGTGGTGGCGTTGCCCCTGCCGGGGGCGCTGGTGGAAGTGGAGGCGGTGGCGGCCAGGGCGGGGTGA
- a CDS encoding FAD-dependent oxidoreductase yields MGLTRREALSSIAAVGGEKAAEDALAALGLGPSSHRRPQPLKLKDGLGQGTRVLVLGAGIAGLVTALELKRAGFTVQVLEARDRVGGRTWTLRHGDRVDYKDGRSQTVAFDPGQYFNAGPARIPSQHRTILDYCSELGVPLEVLVNSSHGAQVRPDLQQPAFTVGQAVNDARGHLSGLLAKAVQRDALDDVLTVEERTRLLAFLQVYGDLSQALAYEGSLRAGHLESPAHPGALPASATPIGLERLLHPELWGALLHTEFPEFSATMFQPVGGMDRITEAFYQRVREQVQLGAQVRQIRQLEDGVAVTYHDQHSGREQVVRADYLVSTLPLPLLARLDTDFSDPIKAALLSTRSDQATKVAWQSPRFWESDYRTYGGLSWVEHPARLLWYPSNDLNTREGVLVAGYVTGEGADVFGAQSLDAQYATSRQAVELLHPGYSRHLRHPLAVSWEQVPYSEGPWLQREHFPADASALLEQAHGRVYFAGDGLVQSGVGIWQESAANSARHVVAQLAERVTQQRHSAALAAS; encoded by the coding sequence ATGGGACTGACACGACGTGAAGCACTGTCGAGCATCGCCGCAGTCGGCGGCGAAAAGGCGGCCGAGGATGCGCTGGCTGCACTGGGACTGGGGCCGTCTTCACACCGGCGGCCGCAACCGCTGAAACTCAAGGACGGCCTGGGGCAGGGCACCCGCGTGCTGGTACTGGGCGCCGGGATTGCCGGGCTGGTCACCGCGCTGGAACTGAAGCGGGCCGGGTTCACCGTGCAAGTGCTGGAGGCCCGCGACCGCGTGGGCGGACGCACCTGGACCCTGCGCCACGGCGACCGCGTGGACTACAAGGATGGCCGCTCGCAAACGGTGGCGTTCGATCCGGGCCAGTATTTCAATGCCGGCCCGGCGCGCATCCCCAGCCAGCATCGCACCATCCTCGACTATTGCAGCGAACTGGGCGTGCCGCTGGAGGTGCTGGTCAACAGCAGCCATGGCGCCCAGGTGCGGCCAGACCTGCAACAACCGGCGTTCACCGTCGGCCAGGCGGTCAACGATGCACGCGGGCATCTGTCCGGCCTGCTCGCCAAGGCGGTGCAGCGCGATGCGCTCGATGACGTATTGACCGTTGAGGAGCGCACGCGATTGCTCGCCTTCCTGCAGGTGTATGGCGACCTGTCCCAAGCATTGGCCTACGAAGGCAGCCTGCGCGCCGGCCACCTTGAATCGCCCGCACACCCCGGCGCACTGCCCGCCAGCGCGACGCCGATTGGCCTTGAGCGCCTGCTGCATCCCGAACTCTGGGGCGCGCTGCTGCACACTGAGTTCCCTGAGTTTTCAGCGACCATGTTTCAGCCGGTGGGCGGCATGGACCGTATCACCGAGGCGTTCTACCAGCGCGTGCGCGAGCAGGTGCAACTGGGCGCCCAGGTGCGGCAGATCCGCCAGTTGGAAGACGGCGTGGCGGTGACCTATCACGACCAGCACAGCGGCCGTGAGCAAGTGGTGCGCGCCGATTACCTGGTCTCCACCTTGCCGCTGCCGTTGCTGGCCAGACTCGACACCGATTTCAGCGACCCGATCAAGGCGGCCCTGCTCAGCACCCGCAGCGACCAGGCGACCAAAGTGGCGTGGCAATCGCCGCGCTTCTGGGAAAGCGATTACCGCACCTATGGCGGCCTGTCCTGGGTCGAGCACCCGGCGCGTTTGCTCTGGTACCCGAGCAACGACCTCAATACCCGCGAAGGCGTACTGGTGGCCGGTTACGTCACCGGGGAGGGCGCCGACGTGTTCGGCGCGCAGTCGCTTGACGCGCAATACGCCACCTCCCGGCAAGCCGTGGAACTGCTGCACCCAGGCTATTCCAGGCATCTGCGCCACCCGTTGGCGGTGTCCTGGGAACAGGTCCCCTACAGCGAAGGCCCGTGGCTGCAACGCGAGCATTTCCCGGCCGATGCCAGCGCGCTGCTGGAACAGGCCCACGGCCGCGTCTATTTCGCCGGCGACGGTCTGGTGCAAAGCGGCGTGGGTATTTGGCAGGAGTCGGCGGCCAATTCGGCGCGGCATGTGGTTGCGCAATTGGCGGAGCGCGTAACGCAACAGCGCCACAGCGCGGCATTGGCGGCGTCATGA
- a CDS encoding TonB-dependent siderophore receptor: MKHVLTPTAALTLSLLAAAAQAQDDSTLSTVVVTGNRGAEQRTVTSSPVPIDVVSAKQLQSTGKPGLMEALSAVIPSLTLPEKTGWDASGIARAPNLRGLSAAEVLVLVNGKRRHTSATLNINGINTGAAPADLDLIPISAIDHVEVLRDGAAAQYGSDAIAGVINVILKADTSGTSVTNAGLGYDGKKQTVQQSLNKGFEIGDGGIVQLALDARSQNEDNKASANGYTYEQAYGLAGKSTYGGYGTPKTNLLTLGYNAELPIDNTLSLYSFTTYSRRKAEQGQNFRLPTITNTITTGPNGYPSGYTPTWYIDEDDFQAAFGGKGTLGEWDWDLSTTYGRNEAEQGTTHNQNPSLGEATPNRFTSGTWISTELTTNLDFKRGFDIGLQKPLDLSYGLEHRRDTYEVQAGDYASYANGGYCVAPGNCASSGAQVTNGISPDEESTASRNSVAGYVDAGFNPLPDWYVGTAVRYEHYNQGVGATRSGKLTTRYDFTPQFAVRATVSNGFRAPSLANSLFSARSTTYGVVDGVYQSINYGVLPVGSAAAKALGAEDLKPERSTNFSLGFTLTPTDRLSFTADAYVINLRDRITLTGTLLGPEVTQVLQNNGVNSTSGGQYFINGADTRTKGLDLVSSYNQDLGAFGALKWTAAFNWNQTKILNYKESTNILGTSYELMDRQARNLITDVQPNTKLILGGDWSIGRLNLNLALTRYGAYKEVNSSANRDLDRVYSAKWITDLDLGYNLTKDLNVAIGAKNLFDLYPKKQGVPSSTMLASYGTYSPYGFTGGYYYTRLTYAF; this comes from the coding sequence ATGAAGCATGTTCTAACCCCCACCGCAGCCTTGACCTTGTCCCTGCTGGCCGCCGCGGCCCAGGCCCAGGATGACAGCACCCTGTCCACCGTGGTCGTCACCGGTAACCGTGGCGCCGAGCAGCGCACGGTCACCAGCAGCCCGGTGCCCATCGATGTGGTCAGCGCCAAGCAACTGCAAAGCACCGGCAAGCCCGGTTTGATGGAAGCGCTCAGTGCAGTGATCCCGTCGCTGACGCTACCGGAAAAGACCGGCTGGGACGCCAGCGGCATTGCCCGTGCCCCCAACCTGCGAGGCTTGAGCGCGGCCGAAGTGCTGGTGCTGGTCAACGGCAAGCGCCGCCATACCAGCGCCACCCTGAACATCAACGGCATCAACACCGGCGCGGCCCCGGCCGACCTTGACCTGATCCCCATCAGCGCCATCGACCATGTGGAAGTGCTGCGCGATGGCGCCGCCGCCCAGTACGGGTCCGACGCCATCGCCGGGGTGATCAACGTGATCCTCAAGGCCGACACCAGCGGCACCTCGGTGACCAACGCGGGCCTGGGCTATGACGGCAAGAAGCAGACCGTGCAGCAAAGCCTCAACAAAGGTTTCGAGATCGGCGACGGCGGTATCGTGCAGTTGGCCCTGGATGCGCGCAGCCAGAACGAGGACAACAAGGCCAGCGCCAATGGCTACACCTATGAACAAGCCTACGGCCTGGCCGGCAAGTCCACCTACGGCGGCTACGGCACGCCCAAGACCAATCTGCTGACCCTGGGCTACAACGCCGAATTGCCTATCGACAATACGCTTAGCCTGTATTCCTTCACCACCTACTCACGGCGCAAGGCCGAGCAGGGCCAGAACTTCCGCCTGCCGACCATCACCAACACCATCACCACCGGGCCCAACGGCTACCCCTCCGGCTACACGCCCACCTGGTACATCGACGAAGACGATTTCCAGGCGGCATTCGGCGGCAAGGGCACCCTGGGCGAGTGGGACTGGGACCTGTCCACCACCTACGGGCGCAACGAAGCGGAGCAGGGCACCACCCATAACCAGAACCCATCCCTGGGCGAGGCCACGCCGAACCGCTTCACCTCCGGCACCTGGATTTCCACCGAGCTGACCACTAACCTGGACTTCAAGCGCGGCTTCGATATCGGCCTGCAAAAGCCGCTGGACCTGTCCTATGGCTTGGAGCATCGGCGCGACACCTATGAGGTGCAGGCCGGCGACTACGCGTCCTACGCCAACGGCGGTTACTGCGTGGCACCGGGCAATTGCGCGTCGTCCGGAGCGCAGGTCACCAACGGCATTTCCCCCGACGAAGAAAGCACCGCCTCGCGCAACAGCGTCGCAGGTTATGTGGATGCGGGCTTCAACCCGCTGCCGGACTGGTACGTGGGCACCGCCGTGCGCTATGAGCATTACAACCAGGGCGTGGGCGCCACCCGCAGCGGCAAACTGACCACGCGTTATGACTTCACACCGCAATTCGCGGTACGTGCCACGGTGAGCAATGGCTTTCGTGCGCCCTCGCTGGCCAACAGCCTGTTCAGTGCACGCTCGACCACCTATGGCGTGGTCGATGGGGTGTACCAGTCGATTAACTACGGCGTATTGCCGGTCGGTTCGGCGGCGGCCAAGGCACTGGGCGCCGAGGACCTCAAGCCCGAGCGCTCCACCAACTTCAGCCTCGGCTTCACCCTCACACCCACTGACCGCCTGAGCTTCACCGCCGATGCCTACGTGATCAACCTGCGCGACCGCATCACCCTCACCGGCACCTTGCTCGGGCCCGAAGTCACCCAGGTGCTGCAGAACAACGGCGTCAATTCCACCTCTGGCGGCCAGTACTTCATCAACGGCGCCGACACCCGCACCAAGGGCCTGGACCTGGTCAGCAGCTACAACCAGGACCTGGGCGCCTTCGGTGCGCTGAAGTGGACCGCCGCGTTCAACTGGAACCAGACCAAGATCCTCAATTACAAGGAGTCGACCAACATCCTCGGCACCTCCTACGAATTGATGGACCGCCAGGCGCGCAACCTGATCACCGATGTGCAACCCAACACCAAGCTGATCCTCGGTGGCGACTGGAGCATCGGGCGCTTGAACCTCAACCTGGCCCTGACCCGCTACGGCGCCTACAAGGAAGTGAACTCATCGGCCAATCGCGACCTGGACCGGGTCTACAGCGCCAAATGGATCACCGACCTCGACCTTGGCTACAACCTCACCAAAGACCTCAACGTGGCCATCGGCGCCAAGAACCTGTTCGACCTCTACCCCAAGAAACAAGGCGTGCCGAGCAGCACCATGCTCGCCAGCTACGGCACCTATTCGCCCTATGGTTTTACCGGCGGGTATTACTACACCCGGCTGACTTATGCCTTCTAA
- a CDS encoding DUF1835 domain-containing protein produces the protein MSHPPFASNTNGRLNLEQQRKRAKELLAQLKHQDPGAALSQAQWHIARQLGFSSWSKLKAHVEALDFAARHPDFIASDEARTTHWRCGNDIAHSLQLAGFNGQFRMLTDPLCMGPVRDLPGGEYQTLRGAFISRAFGLNATDVARRLADEYAQLQTLATAQHSVLWCEADAYDQLFLVRALAGLERLPPKLELIEVDHIPGVERFIGIGQLAPDVLAWLWPQRRIIDEAAIQLAKQAWTAYCSHSPLQWAQLAHGNHRALPFLAPALLRQLQELPGSQDGLSLTERLALSYIADAGPVPFGRVFAELMAKREPLPFLGDMMFHALLRPLINGDQPLLVQTETHLEWPRRRLALTALGLEVLDANAYWPDHSSHVRWVGGICIEPGQPHWTVDEDAQPIWRSVIE, from the coding sequence ATGTCACATCCCCCTTTTGCCTCCAATACCAACGGTCGCCTCAACCTTGAGCAGCAGCGCAAACGCGCCAAGGAACTGTTGGCGCAGCTTAAACACCAGGACCCCGGCGCAGCCTTGTCCCAAGCCCAATGGCACATCGCCAGACAGTTAGGCTTCAGCAGTTGGTCCAAGCTCAAGGCCCATGTCGAGGCCCTTGATTTCGCCGCACGCCACCCAGATTTCATTGCCAGCGACGAAGCCCGCACCACTCACTGGCGGTGCGGCAATGACATCGCCCACAGCCTACAACTGGCGGGGTTCAACGGGCAATTCAGGATGCTGACCGACCCGCTGTGCATGGGCCCGGTACGCGACCTGCCTGGCGGTGAATACCAAACCCTGCGCGGAGCCTTCATCAGCCGCGCATTCGGCTTGAACGCAACTGACGTGGCGCGGCGATTGGCCGATGAATATGCCCAGCTCCAAACCCTGGCTACAGCGCAGCACAGTGTGCTGTGGTGCGAAGCGGATGCCTACGACCAGCTGTTTCTGGTTCGCGCCTTGGCGGGTCTTGAACGGCTACCGCCTAAACTTGAACTGATTGAAGTGGACCATATTCCCGGCGTCGAGCGCTTTATCGGGATCGGCCAATTGGCTCCCGATGTACTCGCCTGGCTCTGGCCGCAGCGACGCATAATCGATGAGGCCGCGATACAACTGGCCAAACAGGCGTGGACGGCGTACTGCAGCCACTCACCTTTGCAATGGGCGCAATTGGCTCACGGAAACCATCGCGCCCTGCCCTTTCTCGCTCCGGCGCTGCTGCGCCAGTTGCAGGAGTTGCCTGGATCGCAGGATGGCTTGTCCCTGACCGAACGGCTGGCCCTGAGCTACATCGCCGATGCCGGGCCAGTGCCATTTGGCCGGGTATTCGCAGAACTGATGGCCAAGCGCGAACCGCTGCCGTTTCTGGGTGACATGATGTTTCATGCGTTGTTGCGGCCGTTGATCAATGGCGACCAGCCGTTGCTGGTGCAAACCGAGACGCATCTTGAGTGGCCTCGGCGGCGCTTGGCATTGACTGCGTTAGGTCTTGAAGTGCTCGACGCAAACGCCTATTGGCCCGACCACAGCTCACACGTTCGCTGGGTTGGGGGCATCTGCATTGAACCAGGTCAGCCTCACTGGACGGTTGACGAGGATGCTCAGCCCATTTGGCGAAGCGTCATCGAATAG
- a CDS encoding amino acid ABC transporter ATP-binding protein — translation MAEARAGRIQIQGVGKRFGNQQVLDNIDLTIDPGKVTVILGPSGSGKSTLLRTINHLEKIDSGHITIDGEYVGYRRKGDLLFELKEREILKRRIDVGFVFQNFNLFPHLSAWENIAEAPLAHKRWSKAQARDKAAELLAKVGLADKLDAYPRQLSGGQQQRVAIARALALDPKVLLFDEPTSALDPELVGEVLDVIKGLTQLGVTLVIVTHEIGFAREVADHVVFLCDGQLIEEGPPEQIFRQPRHPRTQAFLGKVL, via the coding sequence ATGGCTGAAGCACGCGCAGGGCGTATCCAGATCCAGGGCGTAGGCAAGCGCTTCGGCAACCAGCAGGTGCTCGATAACATCGACCTGACCATCGATCCGGGCAAGGTCACGGTGATCCTCGGGCCGTCCGGCTCGGGCAAGTCCACCTTGCTGCGCACCATCAACCACTTGGAGAAGATCGACAGCGGGCATATCACCATCGACGGCGAGTACGTCGGCTATCGGCGCAAGGGTGACCTGCTGTTCGAGCTCAAAGAGCGCGAAATTCTCAAGCGACGCATCGACGTGGGCTTCGTGTTCCAGAACTTCAACCTGTTCCCGCACCTCAGCGCCTGGGAAAACATCGCCGAAGCGCCGTTGGCCCACAAGCGCTGGAGCAAGGCCCAGGCGCGGGACAAAGCGGCCGAGTTGCTGGCCAAGGTCGGCCTGGCGGACAAGCTCGATGCCTACCCGCGCCAGCTCTCGGGCGGCCAGCAACAGCGCGTCGCCATTGCCCGTGCGCTGGCGCTGGACCCCAAGGTGTTGCTGTTCGACGAACCCACCTCGGCCCTCGACCCGGAGCTGGTGGGCGAAGTGCTCGATGTGATCAAGGGCCTGACCCAATTGGGCGTCACCCTGGTGATCGTCACCCATGAGATCGGCTTTGCCCGCGAGGTTGCTGACCACGTGGTGTTTCTCTGCGACGGCCAATTGATCGAAGAAGGCCCACCCGAACAGATCTTCCGCCAACCCCGACACCCCCGCACCCAGGCCTTTCTCGGCAAGGTGCTTTAG
- a CDS encoding ABC transporter substrate-binding protein, giving the protein MFTQPIRLAVLTLAIGTAPQVFAVQQVDLSPDRPRIHAPRNEAAIAQIPPGFKFAQPGKFTVAVSGVAGPPLALLASDDKTTIGSEADTAQLVADSLGLQLNVVQTSWEDWPLGVSSGKYDAVISNVTVTEARKKRFDFATYRQDVLGFYVKSTSPISEIKQAADIAGLKIIVGSGTNQEKVLLAWNEANEKAGLKPALLQYFDDQAAAQLAVQSGRSDALFGPNSVYAYSAAITGGIKRVGTVNGGWPLQADIAVTTRKDNGLVKPIHTALEGAIAGGQYAQVLQRWGLDVERVDQSLINPPGLPD; this is encoded by the coding sequence ATGTTTACCCAACCTATCCGCCTGGCCGTGCTGACGCTTGCCATCGGCACCGCACCCCAGGTGTTCGCGGTGCAGCAGGTCGACCTCAGCCCGGACCGCCCGCGCATTCATGCGCCACGTAACGAAGCGGCCATCGCGCAAATCCCGCCGGGCTTCAAGTTCGCCCAGCCCGGCAAGTTCACCGTCGCCGTGTCCGGCGTGGCCGGGCCACCCCTGGCGCTGCTGGCCAGCGATGACAAGACCACCATCGGCAGCGAAGCCGACACCGCGCAGTTGGTGGCCGACAGCCTCGGCCTGCAACTCAACGTGGTGCAGACCAGTTGGGAGGACTGGCCCCTGGGCGTCAGTTCGGGCAAGTACGACGCGGTGATCAGCAACGTCACCGTGACCGAGGCGCGCAAGAAGCGGTTTGACTTCGCCACCTATCGACAGGATGTGCTCGGCTTTTACGTCAAGAGCACCAGCCCGATCAGCGAGATCAAGCAGGCCGCCGACATTGCCGGGCTGAAGATCATCGTCGGCTCCGGTACCAACCAGGAAAAGGTCTTGCTGGCATGGAACGAGGCGAACGAAAAGGCTGGCCTCAAGCCTGCGCTGCTGCAGTACTTCGATGACCAGGCCGCCGCGCAACTGGCGGTGCAGTCGGGGCGCAGCGATGCGCTGTTCGGGCCCAACTCGGTGTACGCCTATTCGGCGGCGATCACCGGCGGCATCAAGCGCGTCGGCACCGTCAACGGCGGCTGGCCGTTGCAGGCCGATATCGCCGTGACCACGCGCAAAGACAACGGCCTGGTCAAGCCGATCCACACCGCCCTTGAAGGTGCGATTGCCGGGGGGCAATACGCGCAAGTGTTGCAGCGTTGGGGCCTGGATGTGGAGCGCGTTGACCAATCGCTGATCAACCCACCTGGGCTGCCGGATTAG
- a CDS encoding amino acid ABC transporter permease: MPIVAKPYDLIDEVTDYPLRQRRVSTPIRALQVVPARHPWRWAGSIFAALVLLAIVHSLATNPRWEWGVFGQWFFSPSVLRGLGQTLLLTLLSTLFSIILGTALALARLSGSPLLAALAWGYIWFFRSMPALLVLIILYNFAYLYDHIVIGVPFTEQVFAQWSTVDVLSQFTVAVLGLSLMQAAYAAEIIRGGLIGVDAGQHEAAAALGLPASRRIFRIILPQALRSILPSGFNEIIGLVKGTSIVYVLALPELFYTVQVIYNRTQAVIPLLIVATVWYLIITTVLTSAQYYVERHFARGTARVLPPTPLQRLRRWLKEQSHG, encoded by the coding sequence ATGCCCATTGTCGCCAAACCCTATGACCTGATCGATGAGGTCACCGATTACCCGCTTCGCCAGCGCCGTGTTTCCACGCCGATCCGCGCCCTGCAGGTAGTGCCGGCCCGGCATCCCTGGCGCTGGGCCGGCTCGATCTTTGCCGCGTTGGTGCTGCTTGCCATCGTGCATTCTCTGGCCACCAACCCGCGCTGGGAGTGGGGCGTGTTCGGCCAGTGGTTTTTCTCGCCGTCGGTGCTGCGCGGTCTGGGGCAGACCCTCTTGCTGACATTGCTGAGCACGCTGTTCAGCATCATTCTTGGCACCGCGCTGGCCCTGGCACGGCTGTCGGGCTCGCCGCTGCTGGCGGCGCTGGCCTGGGGCTATATCTGGTTCTTCCGCTCGATGCCGGCGCTGCTGGTGCTGATCATCCTCTACAACTTTGCCTACCTGTACGACCACATCGTGATCGGCGTGCCGTTCACCGAGCAGGTGTTCGCGCAATGGTCCACCGTGGATGTGCTCAGCCAGTTCACCGTGGCGGTGCTGGGCTTGAGCCTGATGCAGGCGGCGTACGCGGCGGAGATCATTCGCGGTGGCCTGATCGGTGTGGATGCCGGCCAGCATGAAGCCGCAGCGGCGCTGGGGCTGCCGGCCTCGCGGCGGATTTTCCGGATCATCCTGCCCCAGGCCTTGCGCTCGATCCTGCCGTCGGGTTTCAACGAGATCATCGGCCTGGTCAAGGGCACCTCGATTGTCTACGTGCTGGCCCTGCCGGAGCTGTTCTACACCGTGCAGGTCATCTACAACCGCACCCAGGCGGTGATCCCGCTGCTGATCGTGGCCACCGTGTGGTACCTGATCATCACCACGGTGCTGACCAGCGCCCAGTATTACGTCGAGCGCCACTTTGCCCGTGGCACCGCGCGCGTGCTGCCGCCGACGCCGCTGCAACGTCTGCGCCGTTGGCTCAAGGAGCAATCCCATGGCTGA
- a CDS encoding 5'-nucleotidase, lipoprotein e(P4) family: MRNLIFATASLLSIALTGCQQTPPANDQLDAVLWTQTSIEHELIYRQLFANATRQLDAALADPTWDALPVAARELKGLPPAVVVDIDETLLDNVPLNARDILTNQVYSYDRWNTWVDQAKAGALPGSVAFLQAARQKGVKVYYLTNREHSQVAATARNLRLRGFPIEADDQILAASTPTGHCESAGYGKNCRRQWVASHARVLLMAGDSLGDFVQAEHNTLAAQRKAVEPYVNWLGQRWFLLPNPSYGNWYSAPYGDNEKLPFEQKRRFKQQALQLQQ; this comes from the coding sequence ATGCGTAACCTGATTTTCGCCACCGCCAGCCTTTTATCCATCGCCCTCACCGGCTGCCAACAAACCCCACCGGCCAACGACCAGCTGGACGCCGTGCTCTGGACCCAGACCTCCATCGAGCACGAGTTGATCTACCGCCAGCTCTTTGCCAACGCTACGCGCCAGCTCGATGCCGCCCTGGCCGATCCGACCTGGGACGCCCTGCCCGTTGCTGCGCGAGAGTTGAAAGGGCTGCCCCCGGCTGTGGTGGTGGATATCGACGAAACCCTGCTGGACAACGTGCCGCTCAATGCCCGCGACATTCTCACCAACCAGGTGTATTCCTACGACCGCTGGAACACCTGGGTCGACCAGGCCAAGGCTGGAGCCCTGCCGGGTTCGGTAGCGTTTCTGCAAGCGGCCCGGCAAAAGGGCGTCAAGGTCTATTACCTCACCAACCGCGAACACAGCCAGGTTGCCGCCACGGCGCGGAACTTGCGCTTGCGCGGTTTTCCGATTGAGGCCGATGACCAGATCCTTGCAGCCAGCACGCCCACCGGCCACTGCGAAAGCGCCGGCTACGGCAAGAACTGCCGACGCCAATGGGTCGCCAGCCATGCGCGGGTGTTGCTGATGGCCGGCGATTCCCTGGGGGATTTCGTACAAGCCGAACACAACACGCTGGCGGCCCAGCGCAAGGCCGTCGAACCCTATGTGAACTGGCTGGGGCAGCGCTGGTTCCTGCTGCCCAACCCGAGTTACGGCAACTGGTACAGCGCGCCGTATGGGGATAATGAGAAGCTGCCGTTCGAGCAAAAGCGCAGGTTCAAACAGCAGGCGCTGCAGTTGCAGCAGTAA